Proteins encoded in a region of the Fusarium falciforme chromosome 6, complete sequence genome:
- a CDS encoding SnoaL-like domain-containing protein, with product MANEISELKRTVELLRNEVTRLSDQEEIRKLQYKYGYYLDKCLYEEVVELFSTSPEAYVQFLGGRYLTKEGVKRLYVDRFSKGFVQRNGPVHGFLLDHPQMQGIVDVEYGTSSDGIIARAKGRFRSLMQAGVHISQAEKHPRGFCQWFEGGIYENEYVKEADGKWRILRLRYFPFWHGDVEDGWSKKTSGFVPFPKTTFPEDPTGPNEIVSSDQQMLWPDTRVVPFHYQHPITGQQVKDEDMQAPAFGEPAKDALPALKLE from the exons ATGGCCAACGAAATCAGCGAGCTCAAGCGTACCGTGGAACTCCTTCGGAACGAGGTTACTCGGTTAAGTG ACCAGGAAGAGATTCGAAAGCTGCAGTACAAATATGGATACTACTTGGACAAGTGCTTGTATGAGGAG GTGGTAGAGCTGTTTTCCACCAGCCCAGAGGCCTACGTGCAGTTTCTAGGCGGACGATACTTGACCAAAGAAGGAGTCAAGAGACTCTATGTTGATCGATTCTCCAAGGGTTTTGTTCAGAGAAATGGTCCTGTACACGGATTCTTGCTTGATCATCCCCAGATGCAGGGAATCGTTGATGTTGAGTACGGCACAAGCTCAGACGGGATTATTGCTAGAGCCAAGGGTCGTTTTCGTTCTCTGATGCAAGCTGGTGTCCACATTAGCCAGGCAGAGAAGCATCCGCGAGGATTCTGCCAGTGGTTTGAGGGTGGCATCTACGAGAACGAGTATGTCAAGGAAGCCGATGGGAAGTGGCGCATCCTTCGTCTTCGATACTTTCCCTTCTGGCATGGAGATGTTGAAGACGGATGGTCAAAGAAGACATCCGGTTTCGTCCCATTCCCCAAGACGACGTTTCCCGAGGACCCTACGGGACCCAACGAGATTGTATCGTCGGATCAGCAGATGCTGTGGCCAGACACGAGAGTCGTACCCTTCCATTATCAGCATCCTATTACTGGGCAGCAGGTTAAGGATGAGGATATGCAGGCTCCTGCTTTTGGAGAGCCGGCTAAGGATGCACTTCCTGCTTTAAAGCTAGAGTAG